A window of Chloracidobacterium sp. N contains these coding sequences:
- the cls gene encoding cardiolipin synthase — protein MDAVWFEWTAFILFGVVGLIVSGHALLYKREARSALLWLLVVWFLPVLGAVLYLLIGINRLQRRAQRLRDATALPPAAEQIAGEDQTELLADDDLGGLARLVQQVTGQPLLAGNHLTPLVNGVQAYPAMLDAIAQARHSIALATYIFDRDGIGDQFVHALLAAQQRGVSIRILIDDVYVRLVRGSAFKFLKAAGLNVVSFNPPVLPARLHAANLRNHRKLLIVDGQIGFTGGMNIHRPYWRPENPATAFRDLHFHVRGPVVRHMVETFTDDWYFTTGERLDTRFWGEEGPQPAGPALARGIEAGPDETLDRLRWVFLGALNVARQSVRIWTPYFVPDQSLLAALSAAALRGVEVDILTPVENNHPLVQWAGRAHYWQVLEHGAHIWERPGPFDHSKLMVVDSRWVCIGSANWDARSLRLNFEFNLEVYDTALAQHLEALFQAARREATLVTAAQLRERPLPIRLRDGAARLFSPML, from the coding sequence ATGGACGCCGTTTGGTTTGAATGGACAGCGTTTATCCTCTTCGGTGTCGTTGGTCTCATCGTCTCCGGGCACGCGCTGCTCTACAAACGCGAAGCACGCTCGGCCCTGCTGTGGCTGCTCGTCGTCTGGTTTCTGCCGGTTCTGGGCGCGGTACTCTACCTGCTGATCGGCATCAACCGCCTCCAGCGCCGCGCCCAGCGTCTCCGGGACGCCACGGCCCTGCCACCGGCGGCTGAACAGATTGCCGGTGAAGACCAAACCGAACTGCTGGCGGATGATGACTTGGGTGGACTGGCGCGGCTTGTCCAACAGGTCACAGGACAACCGCTGCTGGCCGGAAATCACCTCACGCCACTGGTCAACGGTGTGCAGGCCTATCCGGCCATGCTTGACGCCATCGCCCAGGCCCGGCACAGCATCGCCCTGGCCACCTACATTTTCGACCGCGACGGCATCGGCGACCAGTTTGTACACGCTCTGCTGGCAGCACAGCAGCGCGGCGTCAGCATTCGCATTCTCATAGACGATGTGTACGTGCGCCTGGTACGCGGCTCAGCCTTCAAGTTTCTCAAAGCCGCTGGGCTGAATGTGGTCTCTTTCAACCCGCCGGTACTTCCGGCGCGGCTTCACGCCGCCAACCTGCGCAATCACCGCAAGCTGCTCATTGTGGACGGCCAGATTGGCTTTACCGGCGGCATGAATATCCACCGCCCCTACTGGCGGCCGGAAAACCCGGCGACTGCCTTTCGTGACCTGCACTTTCACGTCCGGGGGCCGGTCGTCCGCCACATGGTGGAAACCTTCACCGACGACTGGTACTTCACCACTGGCGAACGCCTGGATACCAGGTTCTGGGGGGAGGAAGGCCCCCAACCGGCCGGACCGGCACTGGCGCGCGGCATCGAAGCCGGCCCGGATGAAACCCTTGACCGCCTGCGGTGGGTCTTTCTGGGCGCGCTGAATGTGGCGCGGCAGAGCGTCAGAATCTGGACGCCTTATTTCGTCCCCGACCAGTCCCTTCTGGCCGCATTGAGTGCGGCGGCGCTGCGTGGTGTCGAAGTGGACATCCTGACGCCGGTTGAAAACAACCATCCGCTGGTTCAGTGGGCCGGACGGGCGCACTACTGGCAGGTACTTGAACACGGAGCGCACATCTGGGAACGCCCCGGCCCGTTTGACCACAGCAAGCTCATGGTTGTGGACAGTCGCTGGGTGTGCATCGGTTCAGCCAACTGGGATGCCCGCAGCCTGCGGCTCAACTTTGAGTTCAACCTGGAAGTCTATGACACGGCCTTGGCGCAGCATCTGGAGGCGCTGTTCCAGGCGGCCCGCCGGGAAGCCACACTGGTTACCGCTGCCCAACTCCGGGAGCGTCCGCTGCCGATTCGCCTGCGTGACGGTGCGGCGCGGCTGTTCTCTCCGATGCTGTAG
- a CDS encoding AmpG family muropeptide MFS transporter produces MSSPTVSPPSNWRTTLAPYLEGPTVRMLLLGFAAGLPLLLALSTLSFRLREAGVDLTAIGYASWVGLVYGFKWCWSPLVDRMPLPGLTTRLGQRRGWLLLAQLAVAGGLVGLALTDPRQALGRTVSFALFVAFASATQDIALDAYRIESADVTRQGILAAAYQTGYRLAMMWSSAGTLWIATRLGSRNGYDQFGWQAAYLVMAASMAVGVLTVLCSREPDTRRVSVAGNLWAWLREALLEPFADFLRRYRWQAVLTLLLITTYRLSDTVLAVMVNPFYVDMGYTKDQIAAVSNVYGVVMTLTGAFLGGVLVSRRGSLWPLWLGALLSSGTNLLFAALSLTDPHLAALVVVISAEYLATGLASAAFVAYLSSLTNVGYSATQYALLSSMMLLLPKWAAGFSGSAVATFGYTKFFVGTALLGLPAILLVSLALRFNRPATAQS; encoded by the coding sequence TTGTCATCTCCGACTGTTTCTCCGCCTTCAAACTGGCGCACGACGCTGGCGCCCTACCTTGAAGGGCCGACCGTACGGATGCTCCTCCTTGGCTTTGCGGCCGGGCTGCCGTTGCTGCTGGCGCTTAGCACACTGAGCTTTCGGCTGCGCGAGGCGGGCGTTGACCTGACCGCCATCGGTTACGCCAGTTGGGTTGGACTGGTCTATGGTTTCAAGTGGTGTTGGTCGCCGCTGGTTGACCGCATGCCGCTTCCCGGACTGACGACACGGCTCGGCCAGCGCCGGGGCTGGCTGTTGTTGGCGCAGCTTGCCGTGGCGGGCGGCCTTGTGGGCCTCGCGCTGACTGACCCGCGTCAGGCGCTGGGGCGAACCGTCAGCTTTGCGCTGTTTGTGGCCTTTGCCTCGGCTACCCAGGATATTGCCCTCGATGCCTACCGCATCGAATCTGCCGATGTGACGCGCCAAGGCATTCTGGCCGCGGCCTACCAGACCGGCTACCGGCTGGCCATGATGTGGAGCAGCGCCGGGACGCTCTGGATCGCCACCCGGCTTGGCAGCCGTAACGGCTATGACCAGTTTGGCTGGCAGGCGGCCTACCTTGTCATGGCGGCTTCAATGGCAGTTGGTGTGCTTACGGTCCTGTGTTCGCGCGAACCGGACACCCGGCGCGTCTCTGTTGCCGGAAACCTTTGGGCGTGGCTGCGCGAAGCCCTCCTCGAACCGTTTGCCGATTTTCTGCGCCGTTACCGCTGGCAGGCGGTGCTGACGCTGCTGCTCATCACGACCTACCGCCTGAGCGATACCGTTCTGGCCGTGATGGTCAACCCGTTTTACGTGGACATGGGTTACACGAAAGACCAGATTGCAGCCGTAAGCAACGTCTATGGCGTCGTCATGACGCTCACCGGCGCCTTCCTGGGTGGGGTTCTGGTGTCGCGCCGGGGGAGCTTGTGGCCGCTGTGGCTGGGGGCCCTGCTGAGCAGCGGCACGAATCTCCTCTTTGCGGCGCTCAGTCTCACGGACCCGCACCTGGCGGCGCTGGTCGTGGTCATTTCTGCGGAATATCTCGCCACGGGGCTGGCTTCGGCGGCCTTTGTCGCCTACCTGTCGTCGCTGACGAACGTCGGATACTCGGCAACGCAGTATGCCCTGCTTAGCTCGATGATGTTGCTGTTGCCAAAGTGGGCGGCAGGTTTTTCGGGATCGGCCGTGGCGACGTTTGGCTACACAAAGTTTTTTGTCGGCACAGCGCTGCTCGGTCTTCCGGCGATTCTGCTGGTGTCGCTGGCGCTGCGCTTCAACCGCCCTGCGACGGCGCAAAGCTGA